Sequence from the uncultured Flavobacterium sp. genome:
CACATCAAAAGCCGAAAGTCTATCCGTTGCAACCATTACCAAAAGTTCGTCATTAATATTGTAAACTTCTCTAACTTTTCCGCGGTAAACTGATTTTTGATTTGGGAAATTAAAATTTGTTGTTGTAATTGTATTGCTCATTATCCTTAGTTGTGTTGTTTTTTTATGATTGCAAATTTAAAACTAATTAAAAGAGCAAGCAAGAAAGTATTCAGTTTTCAGTCGCGGTTTTCAGTTTTCAGTCGCAGTCTCAGTTTGCGCTAGCTTTGTCAAAGCTTCAAGTTGCATTTTTAGACAACTGTAAAACTGAAAAACTTATTTTTCTAACAAAGTCGAATTAAATAAATTCAAAATTCTACTGTATTCATCAATCCACGAGTATGTTTCTTTAAATCCGTGTGATTCTACCGGAAAAGTAGAAAGAGTCCAATTCTTCTTTTGTAACTCAATAAAACGTTGAGATAAACGAACAACATCTTTATATTCGACATTATCATCAACCATTCCGTGCAACATAACAAGATTTCCTTTTAAATTATCTGCGAAATAAATCGGAGAACTTTTCTTGTAAGCTTCAGGATCTGTTTCTGGAAAATTCAAAATATTTCCTGTATATCCGTGATTGTAATGTGCCCAATCTGTAACAGAACGCAATGCAGCGCCAGATTTAAATTCGCCAGGAGTCGTTAACATTCCCATCAAAGTAATAAATCCACCATAAGATCCACCGTAAATACCAACTCTGTTCGCGTCAACTCCGTATTTTTCAACTAGATATTTTTTTCCGTCAAGCTGATCAGATAAATCTTTTCCTCCCATAAAACGGTAAATTCCAGTTCTAAAATCACGTCCGTAACCATCACTTCCTCTGTAATCAATGTCTAAAACTGTATAACCTAAATCAGTCAACAAATTATGAAACATATATTCTCTGTAATAATTACTCCAAAAATTATGTGCGTTTTGTAAATAACCTGCGCCGTGAACAAAAATTACGGCAGCTTTATTATTACTTTCTGCTTTTGGCGTATATAATCTCGCATTTACAGGAGTTCCGTCTTGCGCTTTGAATGTAATTACTTCCGGTTCTCTCCATTTATACTGTTTGAAACTCTCAGAAGGCGAAGAAGAAATTTGTTGTAATGTCGTGTTCTTTTTATTATCGGCAATATAAAAATCCCATGGAATATTTTTATAAGAATAACGTACCAAAAGCGATTTTTCATCTGGTGAAACCACAACTTCATGTGCGCCATCTTTAGTCAAAATTGGTTCTAAAGCGCCACCAATTGCAGGTAATTTATAGAAATTTCTATTTCCCGGATTTGTTGTATTTGTCGTTAAATAAAACGTCTTTTTATCTTTAGACAATACTACGTCACGAACTTCCCAATTTCCGGTTGTTAATTGGGTTTTCTTGTTTGACTTTAAATTATAAGTATATAAATGTGAATATCCTGTAACTTCAGATTGGAAATAAATCGTTTCGTTATCTGCTAAGAAACCAAGAATTCCAGATTCAAAAGAATACGATGGAATTCCAGGACCACCAATCCACGCTTCATCATATTGATGTTCAATTTCTTTAAAAGTTCCGTTTTCAAGGTTTAAACTTATCAGCCATCTATCTTTATTATCCTGACTTCTAATATCGACAATTGCCAGCGTTCCGTCTTCGTTATAAACCGGAGCAAGAGTTGTAATTAGTTTATCTTCTTTGGCTTTATTTTTTAAATTATCGTAAGTTTCATAATACTTTGGAGAATCCTGAATATGACTTAAAGTCGAAAAATTCACATAATAAACAGTATCTTTTGCTACAGAATAAATTCCGAATTTCGTTTTTACCAAATTTGCTGTAGAAACTTTTTCTTTAGTATCCGGCGTTTGATTATAACCGTCATCCGTTATAAAAACTTCCATTTTTTCTTGTTTGATATCTGCTGCTTCAACTAAACTAAATGTCGCAAAATTTCCATTTGGATTAGCTTTCAGATTATACAAATTGTCTTTTCCATAGAAATACTCTTTAGCAAAATCAGATTTAGTGGCTTTAGCTTTAGCAAGATTCCATTGTTTTTTTGCTTCCTTATCTCTAATAAACTGAAACAACTCTTTTTGTTGTGTTACTAAAAATGAGTCTTTATCTGTAGTTTTCTCTTTTTTAACTCCTTTAGAAAGGTTGGTTATTTGCAAAACTGTTCCTTCTTTAGCATTGTATTTGAAAATATTACCATTTTGTTCGAAAAAAACAATTCCTGCAGTTGTTCCTAATTCCAAATTTGAAATATCGCTGCTTTGCTGAATAATTTTCTTAACTGCTTTTGTACTATTTGTATAAGAATATAAAGCTCCTTTATCTACATAATAAAAAACATCAGAACCAGTTTTACTTTTAAAATCAAGTTTAGAAAAACTAGCTTCTTTAGGTTCAACCAAAACAGGTTTTGCGGCTCCTTTTTGCCAAGAATAAGTGCTTTCGCCTAAATCATTCGTTGGATTCCATTCAAAATACACTTTTTTCCCATCCAAAGACCAGCGTCCGTTTGTTGGTTGATTTCCAATAAAAGACTCGCCTTTCATTATTTCTTCGAGTTTCAAAATTTGGCTATTGCCCAATATTGAAAAAATCAAAAAGGCAAGGATAAAAAAGTTTTTTCTCATGGTATTTTTCGTTTAAGAAAACAAAAATACACTTTGCAGATTATTAAAAAAATGTTTCTGCAATTTGGTTACAAAATCCTTAGTATTTTATTCGTTTCATAAAAAAATCCCTGAAGAATTATCTTCAGGGATTCTATTTTTGTTAAAAGTCTAAAAATTACAATTTAAATAATAATAATAATAATAATAATAGACTTTCTATTCGTATTTGCTTTTAAAAATTAACTCTGAACAAATTCTTTATCCAAAATTTTTGAAGCTATATATCTTGCAACACCATCTTCGGCATTTGTTTTAATTACTTCTAAGTTTGGCAAAGTTTCCTTTAATAAATCTGGAGCATTTCCCATAATTAAACCTTTTCCTGTTGAAGACAACATTTGAACATCGTTAAAACCGTCTCCAAACGAAATCGCTTCTTCTAATGAAAACCCTTCTTTTTCCAGAACTTTCTCGATTGCAACTGCTTTATCTACAGATTTATCCATAAACTCCAGACAAGTTGGTAAACTAAAAGCATGATGTAAATCCTGAGAAGAATTTGACATAATAGCGTCTTTTAAAGCTACTAATTTTTCATGATTATCATGAGAAAAGAATATTTTAATAGCGCCAAAATCTTCCAGTTTTTTATAATCAACCAATTCCGGAGCGTATCTTAATTCTTCCTGAAAAGCATTTAATCTTTCGCTTATTCTATTGGTTTGCCAAACATTTTCTTTAAATAAAACTACTGTAATTTCCGGATCAATTTCTACGTTTAAAGCTGCTTTTACAACGTCACTTTCTAAGTTAAATGCAAAAAGTTCTTTTCGCTCAGGCGAATGAATTCTTGCTCCGTTTGAGCTTACTAGATAAACCGGAACTTCCAATTTTTCAATAATTGCCATTGCATCAAGATGATGACGTCCTGTGGCAACAACGATAAGAATATTTTGATTGTGTAATTCCTGAAAAATAGATTTAGTATAATCTGATATTTTGTGGTGTGGGTTGAGTAAAGTTCCGTCTAAGTCCGTTACAACAACTTTTATATTTTTAAGTTTCGAAGTCATATTAAAAATCAAGTATTTATGATTTGCAAATTTACGTCTTTGCACGCACAAGAACAAAGATTGCAAGTCATAAAAGCCCGAAATACGCCAAGTTTATTATTTATTTAACTATTTCGTTAAATATTGTTTTATAAGTATTTTAAACTTGAATAATTCCTAATTTATATAAATTTATTGCTTTCTGTATAATGTCTTCAATTTGTTCCAAAGGCAAATCTTCATTTATATCAAAAAGCATAATTTTCATTCTCGACCGATTTTCCTGAAGTAAAAAATCTTCGTCAAAATGTTTTCCTTCGACAATTCCTATATAAGGTTGTTTGTACTTTTTATGAAGCCACAAATAGCAGAACATCTTTCCTTTATAGCAAAAGAAAGGCATTCCGTATTTTAAAACATTTGTAATATCTGTATCTTGTTTCAGAATAATTTCTTTCAATACAAGAAATATCCCTTTTATGGGTTCTTCTTGTTTTAAATAGAAATCATCCAATTGTGTCATTTTTTACTTTTTGGAGTTCTTGCAAAAGAAATTTTGAATCTATTAGGGCATTTAGCAAATTTTTTACGCTTGTAGATCAATGAATCATTTTTGATATAAAACTGTTCTTTATCAATAGTAACAAATGACATATCCATATCAGGCACGCAACCTGGTATTGTCGTTAAAACATTACTGGTTTTATCAGCATAATTACAATCTGAAAAAGGAAAAACATTGTAACAATCTTCCATTTTTGCGCTACTTAATTCTATTGTATCTCCAATCATTTTCCAAGTTCCGTTAGAGAAACCTGTCCACGAACTACTTCCGCCATTATATAAAAAGGTATTATCAGGAAGTATATTTAAAATTGTTTTATTCTCAGCTTCGTATCCGGTATCATACCAAGTGCCGGTAAAATTCTTTGGATTGCTTTCAGTCTTTTTGCACGAAATAGAAAAAATAAGTATTGCTAAACTCAATGTTTTAATTGTCATCAAATAAAATTTTAATTTTCAAAATTATCAAAAAAAATATTCGTTTTACACATTTCTACTGAAAGATATGTATAAAACGAATATTAATAAATGTCAAAACACATTACACGATTTACATTTGACACTTTATAAAATTAATCGTGATTTTCTATTTGTTTATAAGCGTCAATTACCTTTTTGACTAATCTGTGACGTACGATATCTTTATCATCAAGATAAATAATCCCGATTCCGTCAACGTCTTTCAAAACCAAAATAGCTTCTTTAAGACCAGAAATAGTTCTGCGTGGTAAATCGACCTGTCCAGGATCACCCGTAATCATGAATTTGGCATTTTTTCCCATACGGGTCAAAAACATTTTCATTTGCGAGTGTGTCGTGTTCTGTGCTTCATCGAGAATTACAAAGGCGTTATCAAGCGTACGACCACGCATAAATGCAAGCGGCGCAATTTGTATAATTCCTTTCAAAATATAATCTTCGAGTTTTTCGTTAGGCAGCATATCGCGCAAAGCATCATAAAGCGGTTGCATATAAGGATCTAATTTTTCTTTCATATCGCCGGGTAAAAAACCAAGATTTTCTCCTGCTTCTACCGCTGGTCGCGTTAGTATTATCCTTTTTACTTCCTTGTCTTTAAGCGCTTTCACCGCCATTGCAACACCCGTATACGTTTTTCCGGTTCCCGCAGGACCAACTGCAAACACCATATCATTTTTCTTGATGGTATCTACCAATAATTGTTGGTTAGGCGTCATTGCCTTAATTATTTTACCGCCAACAC
This genomic interval carries:
- a CDS encoding Cof-type HAD-IIB family hydrolase; this translates as MTSKLKNIKVVVTDLDGTLLNPHHKISDYTKSIFQELHNQNILIVVATGRHHLDAMAIIEKLEVPVYLVSSNGARIHSPERKELFAFNLESDVVKAALNVEIDPEITVVLFKENVWQTNRISERLNAFQEELRYAPELVDYKKLEDFGAIKIFFSHDNHEKLVALKDAIMSNSSQDLHHAFSLPTCLEFMDKSVDKAVAIEKVLEKEGFSLEEAISFGDGFNDVQMLSSTGKGLIMGNAPDLLKETLPNLEVIKTNAEDGVARYIASKILDKEFVQS
- a CDS encoding PhoH family protein, translating into MNERIIELIDIAPKDFWGAQDTHLEIIKKYYPKLKIVARGTTLKAFGEKEVLDEFEKRFQRLMLHFTRYNNIDDNVIERVIMSDGQDERKSYDHDKILVHGVGGKIIKAMTPNQQLLVDTIKKNDMVFAVGPAGTGKTYTGVAMAVKALKDKEVKRIILTRPAVEAGENLGFLPGDMKEKLDPYMQPLYDALRDMLPNEKLEDYILKGIIQIAPLAFMRGRTLDNAFVILDEAQNTTHSQMKMFLTRMGKNAKFMITGDPGQVDLPRRTISGLKEAILVLKDVDGIGIIYLDDKDIVRHRLVKKVIDAYKQIENHD
- a CDS encoding prolyl oligopeptidase family serine peptidase → MRKNFFILAFLIFSILGNSQILKLEEIMKGESFIGNQPTNGRWSLDGKKVYFEWNPTNDLGESTYSWQKGAAKPVLVEPKEASFSKLDFKSKTGSDVFYYVDKGALYSYTNSTKAVKKIIQQSSDISNLELGTTAGIVFFEQNGNIFKYNAKEGTVLQITNLSKGVKKEKTTDKDSFLVTQQKELFQFIRDKEAKKQWNLAKAKATKSDFAKEYFYGKDNLYNLKANPNGNFATFSLVEAADIKQEKMEVFITDDGYNQTPDTKEKVSTANLVKTKFGIYSVAKDTVYYVNFSTLSHIQDSPKYYETYDNLKNKAKEDKLITTLAPVYNEDGTLAIVDIRSQDNKDRWLISLNLENGTFKEIEHQYDEAWIGGPGIPSYSFESGILGFLADNETIYFQSEVTGYSHLYTYNLKSNKKTQLTTGNWEVRDVVLSKDKKTFYLTTNTTNPGNRNFYKLPAIGGALEPILTKDGAHEVVVSPDEKSLLVRYSYKNIPWDFYIADNKKNTTLQQISSSPSESFKQYKWREPEVITFKAQDGTPVNARLYTPKAESNNKAAVIFVHGAGYLQNAHNFWSNYYREYMFHNLLTDLGYTVLDIDYRGSDGYGRDFRTGIYRFMGGKDLSDQLDGKKYLVEKYGVDANRVGIYGGSYGGFITLMGMLTTPGEFKSGAALRSVTDWAHYNHGYTGNILNFPETDPEAYKKSSPIYFADNLKGNLVMLHGMVDDNVEYKDVVRLSQRFIELQKKNWTLSTFPVESHGFKETYSWIDEYSRILNLFNSTLLEK
- a CDS encoding DUF1801 domain-containing protein, producing MTQLDDFYLKQEEPIKGIFLVLKEIILKQDTDITNVLKYGMPFFCYKGKMFCYLWLHKKYKQPYIGIVEGKHFDEDFLLQENRSRMKIMLFDINEDLPLEQIEDIIQKAINLYKLGIIQV